GATTTTCAAAGCAGCGAAATCACCCCAGTAATCACTGTGATCGACGGCAATTCGGCCCCCAAATACGACGACCCCAAAAACCTAGCAGGTCGCACGCGTCAAGATGTCGAAGGAATGCGCAAGATACTGTTTGAGTTAAGCGAAGAAGTTAATGGACTTGCCGTAGATAGCAGAGACTACAAACGAGGGGATGCCTGGCATATAGAGAGTTCGGACCTGATTGCTTTGGGCCAAGAAAGCGCACAACTCTATTATGAGAAATTCCTAGCCCCCAATAACACAAGCACTGATTCCAATCAGTGCTGCAACTGAAAGTCCAACGACACACCTACGTCCTACAGCCATTTATTTTACTGCGGATATTCGCAAGCAATGACCATGACTCCAGAAACACCTCCAAGTATAGAACCTCGTAATGCAGCCGAGGCACAACTACAGAACGAGTTTGCATCAAAGGTTTCAGCCGAAACTTATCAAAAATGGCTTGCATATGTGGCATCCAGCCAACCTGAAAAGAAAGCATGGCTTCAGACTCTCGAGGCAAATCTAGGAGGTTTTTACTTCCCTCACTATTTAAACGAAACCCTATTCAAAGACGATTACGATCCTAACACAGATTGCTGGGCTTACGTCAAAGACGATCCAAAGCTAGCGCGACTGCTGATTATCGGAGATTCTATCTCGCGTGCATACACAGCTACTGTTCGTCAGCTGTTAAGGGAAGTCGCTAACGTGCACCGCGCCCCAGCCAACTGTGGTCCCAGCTCCAACTTTATGCATGACGGTGAAACCTGGCTACTGCAAAACGGCAGCAATCAATGGGACTACATCATCGTCAATTTTGGCATCCACGACGGCAAAAATCCCGATGGATACGAGCAGCGCCTTAGGCTAATTTTCGAACGCCTGAAAGCAACGAAAGTAAGGCAAATTTTTTGGGTTCGAACCACTCCTTGGGGCTTGGATGCGTCAGTATTTGATAATATCGAAGGCGACTCCAGTCGAATTACTAACCCAACTTCCGATCGCATAGCCTTAGAATTTGGTCTAAATATCATTGATGCACACGCATTGATGCACCCCCTCCTGCACTCAGACTTAAATCGCTCTGACTTTTCCCATTGGACCGAAGCTGCCTACCAGTTATTAGGTAATTTTATAGCTAATGAAGCTAAAAAGAAGCTACCTAAATGAACATTGCAAAGGCATAGAATGAGCAAATTCACGCAATTATCCACCTGGTGGAGCGATAGATTTAGCTTCCTTCGGGCCTAAATTCACAAAAATATCGTTAAGTCTCGCTAGAAAAGCGTAAAAAGTTCTTGTTGGCACGCGCGTTGCTCATACCAACGTATGTTTGAAAATATAGAACTGTCAGAATTGGAAGAGCGCGGATTTATCGGTGCGATTGCATGTAGTTCGAATGGCACGGTGATCGATGCCACCAGCGATGATCTCGAAGTTTTTGGCAGCGTGCTGAGTTATATCGCGCAGGTTGCCGACATGATCGGGGAACCTTTCGGAATGGACTCCATTGAGGAGGTTCACCTGGAAAGCGCAAACACGAAGGCCATTTGTATTCCGCAGGAAGAAGAGTGCTTGGGCGTGCTGTGCCACAGCAGAGGCAACGTCGAAGAGATCATAGGCGAATTATTAAACTAGACCATCCATATGATCGAAAAAATTATTAAAAACGTATTGGAGCTACCTGGTGTCGACGGGGCATGTATTCTAGATAAGAAGGGAAATCTGCTACACAATGCATTGCCCGAATTCTTTTTGGATTCATTTCTGGAAGATCTCGCACGCCGTATTAAAACACTCTACGAGGCAGTCGATGAGAACTACATGCCTTGCGATGATTACTTGCTGAAATTTCCACAGAAATATATACGCCTGCGCCGAAGTCGTAACGTATTCCTACTCGTCGCGATTGATCCGAGCGTCAATTTAGTGTCTCTACGTATGGTCACCAACATCGTGCTCAAGCACATCACGCCCAAAGTGGTCGGCGAAATGCGAGCCATACTAGCCGAATCTCCTAGCGATCAAGCAAGCGCCCCGGAAGCAGTCAAAGTCGTGCCAGCAGCAAGCGAGCCAGTCGCCCCTCCAGCACCAAAACCAGAAGCGGCCCCG
The nucleotide sequence above comes from Coraliomargarita algicola. Encoded proteins:
- a CDS encoding roadblock/LC7 domain-containing protein; protein product: MFENIELSELEERGFIGAIACSSNGTVIDATSDDLEVFGSVLSYIAQVADMIGEPFGMDSIEEVHLESANTKAICIPQEEECLGVLCHSRGNVEEIIGELLN
- a CDS encoding SGNH/GDSL hydrolase family protein produces the protein MTPETPPSIEPRNAAEAQLQNEFASKVSAETYQKWLAYVASSQPEKKAWLQTLEANLGGFYFPHYLNETLFKDDYDPNTDCWAYVKDDPKLARLLIIGDSISRAYTATVRQLLREVANVHRAPANCGPSSNFMHDGETWLLQNGSNQWDYIIVNFGIHDGKNPDGYEQRLRLIFERLKATKVRQIFWVRTTPWGLDASVFDNIEGDSSRITNPTSDRIALEFGLNIIDAHALMHPLLHSDLNRSDFSHWTEAAYQLLGNFIANEAKKKLPK